The following coding sequences lie in one Treponema socranskii subsp. buccale genomic window:
- a CDS encoding P-loop NTPase has translation MQIIPVASGKGGVGKSLLAANLSIALGQAGKKTVLADLDLGASNLHLAIGQHVDPAASLGAWLTDKGEFEDIIVPTDYENVSFIAGDSQIPGLTSLKPFQKTKLVRSFQSIDADYLILDLGAGTHQIILDMFLLSAQGIIVTAPTVTATLNGYLFLKNAVFRLMYTTFKKGTAGYDRLEALRKDSTSLQRLYIPKLLETLDKADPENTALFLSRMKSFRPRLIMNLIDDPKDADKAQRIRRSCNQYLGLDIEYLGIMYRDSLQEKALEAQLPIIIYKPQAVLSQAIYRIAEKVLASEAHSFDDAYAADTDGGATFQMAEEEANEDYDYKLSVIDDLVGSGTLTVGELAETIKTQQFELTQLKKENILLKSKLVQAAAQGFKV, from the coding sequence TTGCGCTCGGTCAGGCCGGCAAAAAAACAGTGCTTGCGGATTTGGATTTAGGTGCATCGAATCTGCATCTCGCTATCGGTCAGCACGTGGATCCGGCGGCAAGTCTCGGCGCGTGGCTCACCGACAAAGGCGAATTCGAAGACATCATCGTACCGACCGATTATGAAAACGTGAGCTTTATCGCGGGCGACAGTCAAATCCCCGGACTTACCTCTCTCAAGCCTTTTCAAAAGACGAAGCTCGTGCGCAGTTTTCAAAGCATCGACGCCGATTACCTCATCCTCGACTTGGGAGCGGGAACGCACCAGATCATCCTCGATATGTTTTTGCTTTCCGCACAGGGTATCATCGTAACCGCTCCGACGGTCACCGCGACGCTCAACGGCTATCTCTTTCTCAAAAACGCCGTCTTCCGCCTCATGTACACGACGTTTAAAAAAGGGACTGCCGGATACGACAGGCTCGAAGCGCTGCGCAAAGATTCAACGTCGCTCCAGCGGCTCTATATCCCCAAATTGCTCGAAACCCTCGACAAAGCCGACCCGGAAAACACCGCGCTCTTTTTGTCGCGCATGAAATCGTTCCGCCCGCGCCTCATCATGAATCTCATCGACGATCCGAAAGATGCGGACAAAGCGCAGCGCATACGCCGTTCGTGCAATCAATATCTCGGACTCGATATCGAATATTTGGGAATCATGTACCGCGATTCGCTGCAGGAAAAAGCGCTCGAAGCGCAGCTGCCGATCATCATATATAAACCGCAGGCGGTACTTTCGCAGGCGATCTACCGTATCGCAGAAAAAGTGCTCGCATCGGAAGCGCACAGTTTCGACGACGCTTATGCAGCCGATACGGACGGAGGTGCGACATTCCAAATGGCGGAAGAAGAAGCGAACGAAGATTACGACTACAAACTGTCGGTCATCGACGACTTGGTCGGAAGCGGTACGCTCACGGTCGGAGAACTCGCCGAAACGATTAAAACGCAGCAGTTCGAACTGACGCAGCTGAAAAAAGAAAACATATTGTTAAAATCGAAATTGGTGCAGGCTGCAGCCCAAGGCTTTAAGGTATAA